TAGGTTAACTATGATAAAAGTTAAGCTTATTCCACAGTCTGATGGAATAACTGCCCACATATTATTGCGCCCTCAAGCAGACATaaacacacccacacacgcacacacacacagccaaaaactaatacaaaagaaagtttcaaaaatCATGTACTAAATATAACTGTTATGACGTACATTAGCCATCAAGCTTAAAAAATTCTAATAAAGGCTGGAGGGACGTTaatgtttagcgtcccgtcgacaacgaggttgtgACACATGAAGAATTTTCGTACATAAGTAACCTAAACTATAAGAATTTACGTAGAAAACACTAGTTTAGTTTATAGAGATGAAGCACAGATATGAAATCCTAAAGTTTAAAGTTCTTGTAATTGATTTGTATTTACGGGCATCACGGTGGGCACAGTAAATTTAAAGTCCCTGGATGACGAAGAACATAAGCATTATATGTAGAAACTTAAATGATTGGGTAATCGACCACAGTTATGATAAAAGACAATTAGTAATTCACTGCTGGCAACATCATAATTCGTACGGGATGTTCCGTTGGAGTTACTAAAGTGCCAGCACTTACAGTCAGCTTAATAATAAACAACCACCTTTCTTTCGTCTGTGTAATGGAGTGCTCGAACAGGATGTGGAGGAGTTGGCCCGGCTTCCTTTGGCAGGTCGGCCGCCGCTCCACTGCCTCCAGTCTGACGTCCACCTCGCACTGCTTCCCTTCCAGGCGGCAGATTCCCAGCTCCAGGCGATGGACCAGCAGAGGGATTCTGTGCAGAGCCCACCGATCTCTCCGTACACAGAGGGCTGCCGCGTGCTTGGGCAACTGTTGGTATAGCAGGTGATTTTGTAGCTGGACGAGAAGTGTACTTTTCTGGCATGTCAGCTGTCTCTGAACCGAAAGTGTTACGttcatctgctacggtcgcaggttcgaatcctgcctcgggcatggatgtgtgtgatgtccttaggttagttaggtttaagtagttctaagttctaggggactaatgaccacagcagttgagtcccatagtgctcagagccatttgaaccattttgttacgttCATCACCAGGTTCACGCGATGTAGACGCGATGAAGAGTGCTATGTTTTTTGCAGCTGCAAGAACTGGCGAGTCGACATCCAGACGGGGCCTCTTCGCATTGTCTGAATTACCAGTAGATCCTCCGACACAGCGAGGTCGCGCACTTCTCCTCACAGCCACAGTGGCTACGGCCTGGTTAGACTGTCTCCTATCGCAAATGTGCCCTCTGGCCCTTCCCTCGACGCTGTACTCTTCCCGACAGAGTGTACACATTTGCAGCAAGTCACATGTGCTCTTCCCTGCTCGGTTCACGTACAGGTGTCTCTTGAAGCAGCTGTCGTTGACGAAATCCCTTTTGCACGCGTTGCAGTGTTTGTGTTGACCAGGCAAGCACACTCCGACTTTCCGGCAATGACTGCAGCACTCTAAGCACTGGTGTTCGCTCTCGTAACGGTAATGCACTCGACAATGGCGGCAGTATAGGCGCTTCTGACCAGAAGAAAAGGCTGCGCCGATAGACGTGACCACATGGAAATCGCGGCCATCTGTGACGACGTCCATGTACGGCCTGCCAGGCTTCGGTGGTGCCCAGCTCTCGTAGAGAACGCTCTTTCCGTCCAGTCCCAGAAACACCGTTAGCGTAAACTTGTTGGTGTAGTACCGGTCGAATCGGTGCAGGGCCAAACCGATGTTTGCAACACTTGCTCCCGCCATTCTGCGCAGCGCCATGGCTTCCACTTGCAGGTGAATACTGTTCGATCCCTTAAGTCTCTTGTATATTTTGCTCAGTCGCGTTGAGTTGCGTCTCTGTAAGTAGGCTTTACTGAGGGCAAGAGCACGCGACAAGTTTTCAACATGTAACGGAGTGGAGCCTGCTGTAATTATAGATTTCTTCTTCAAACAACGTTGGCGGAACTCTCTTATGTCCCAAATCGGTTGTTGCGTGTTTAGCCTGACGTGCTTAACTTTGATGACTAGCGGCCCGTTGGATAGAAATGTAGGTCTATCGCGCTTGATTCCTTCAAAAGTGCTCTTCAAGGCACTCAAACTTATTAGCTTCTTTTGGCGCATACCCATCACTACTACTCGATGTTTCTCCTCGAGTCCCCACGCCGTCAAACTCACGCCGATGACGTCCTCTTCTGAGACCTCATCCGTCGATATCTTATTGCCGATGATTCTGACAACGTCCTCTATCCACTTACTTTGATGAGAAAGGTCTGGAACCTGTTCGGTGACGAAGAGTATTTCGTGGGCACGGGCTCCATAGTCGGGGCAGTGCATCCACTTGTCGCACGCGACTCTGAACTGGGGCCATTCTCCGGCCAACTGGCGGATTGGTGCGCCGACTGGTGTGTCTTCATCCGCATGGACGACAGCTTCATCGAACTGTGGCATGTTTATTACGACACGTAGCAAAACAGGTTCCTTTCGTTGGGCCTCGTAGGAATCACTCAGGTGTCGGTGGCAAACAGCGGTGGCCGCGATCTCTAGCGTAGCACTAAATGCGCGAGAGAAGCACTAGCGCCTTTCCGTCCGAGCTGTTTGCTCAGCACTGCAGCAGTCCGGTGGAAGCTTCGAAGCGGCGTAGCGATAAAGCGATAGCAGAATACGGGAGCCACAGATAATGACGTCGCTTTCTGAAAGCTGACCTTGCTGGCATTCCTGTGTAGTAAGCCGTATGATTCACTTAATGACGTCTTTCGACTTTAAACAATGCGCTCTACATTTCATTGAGGGCCCCACACGTGTAGGAGTGTCTTCGTGCATTTGGTCTGTTCGGAAAGATTTATGTATTCCAAGGAATGTCAAATTCGTGTGAGGAAAGAAGATCGGTATTTAATGTCACGTCGACGAATAGGCTGTTAGATACGGAGCATAATTTCATATTGTGGACGTAAGAGGAACGAATTCGGCCGCTCCTTTTTAAAAGGTACTAGCCCGAAATTCTTCGACTTAAGTGACCACTAAAATTCTAAAGCTGAGTGATAGGATGACGATCTGAACCGCTGTTATTCTGAATACGAGTCTACTGTCTGTAACAAATCTGACACCGCGTTCTATACATACCTCAGGTTTTTTTTCCCCCATCCGTCTCCCGACTTGTCTGATCCGGCTCGTCAGCCACGGATCCTTCCTCTCCTCTCCCAACCAATTCATCTCAGTGTATTATTTAGTGGATGTGTAGGGTGATCaacatgtcagtataaatttgaaaactgaataaattacgaaataatgtagatagaaaggtacaaattgacacacaacttttgaggtcatcagtcgcctagaacttacaactaattaaacctaactaacctgaggtcatcacacacatccatgcccgaggcaggattcgaacctgcgaccgtagcggtcgctcggctccagactgcaccgcctagaaccgcacggccacttcggccggctcaaagcaaagatgatgttctttacaggaaatgctcaatatttccaccatcattcctcagcaatagctgtagtcgaggaatagtgttgtcaacagcactgtaaaacatgtccggagttatggtgaggcatttgcgtcggatgttgactttcagcatccctagagatgtcggtcgatcacgatacctttgcgacttcaggtaaaccaaaagccaataattgcacggactgaggtctggggacctgggaagccaagcatgacgaaagtggcggctgagcacacgatcatcgccaaacgacgcgcgcaagagatctttcacgctactagcaatatggggtggagcgccatcctgcataaacatcgtacgttccagcaggtgtttatcagccaggctggggatgatgcgattctgtaacatatcggcgtacctctcacccgtcacggtagcagttacaaaatctgaatcacgcatttcctcgaagaaaatagactcgataacggtagatgtggtaaatccaacccataccgtgactctcTCGTCGTGGTATGGATTTTCCACGACAGGTCTAGGATTTTCGGTCgcacaaattctgcagttgtgggcgttgacacatCGTCGGAGagcgaaatgagcttcgtcggtccacaacacgttcctCAACCAATAGTCATCGTCCGtcatcttttgaaacacccacaccgcAAATACCCTCCGCTTCGCTAAATCGCCACGTATCAtggtgccgatggattttgtacggatagcatcggagggtacgcctaagtgccaaccaaaaaataatatatggaatgccgttgcgacgtgcgactgcacgagcgctgacttccccgtgcatagacgaagccgctacagtctccatttcttcggcattacgccttgtgctcggtcggccactacggggtgtatcgtctaaacaaccagtggcttcgaacttcgaaatcattctcgccacagctgcatttgtcaacggacactTGCCCGTTCGTatctccttcctatggcgataggatcgtaacgctgaaccagcacattccccattctgataatacagttttACTAAAAGCGGCtttccaggtaacgtcaacatgctgcgactgctggcgcatctgattccctctctcattacagctccttttacacacgattgtcatgcgcagtcactgacgttttgctgttcagcgccatctgtcgcacattttgtgaTTTCTtttgtcctaataaaaccccatgtcatccaagcatgtgtgtcaatttttacctctgtgtctaatttatttcgtggtttattaagttttcgccgctggtggtcattgaaggcgccgtaacggcagtacgatacgtgaatgctatcctctgaccgatagtgcaaccatatcgacagaatattggcgagacattcgtcctcatggacgacaattcgtgcccccgccgtgcacttcttgtgaatgactttcttgaggataacgacatcgctcgactagagtctcTAGCATGTTCTCCAGCCAGACTCCTATCGAACTTTTATAGACTGAATattgctgtttatggacggcgtgacccaccaactactctgagggatctacaccgaatccctGTGGGTAATGGGTCCTGCacgtttgaggagtgggacaatatgaaccaacagtgccttgatgaactggttAATAGTATACCACAACGAACACAGACATGTATCaacgcaagaggaagtgctactgggttaccagtgtgtgcagcaatctggaccaacacatcTGAAGGTCAAGGTGTATGATGGTGCAGTGTGCTGTTTTCATGAACAACACAAGGAGCGGAAACTATGTTTATGtcaatctctgttccaattttgtgtacacatTCCGGAATCTTCGGAACCGATGTGAAGTAAACTTTTTTTGTTGTATCTATTTGAGCAGAAGGAAAATAAGAAGgtaagcttatacactcctggaaattgaaataagaacaccgtgaattcattgtcccaggaaggggaaactttattgacacattcctggggtcagatacatcacatgatcacactgacagaaccacaggcacatagacacaggcaacagagcatccacaatgtcggcactagtacagcgtatatccaccattcgcagcaatgcaggctgctattctcccatggagacgatcgtagagatgctggatgtagtcctgtggaacggcttgccatgccatttccacctggcgcctcagttggaccagcgttcgtgctggacgtgcagaccgcgtgagacgacgcttcatccagtcccaaacatgctcaatgggggacagatccggagatcttgctggccagggtagttgacttacaccttctagagcacgttgggtggcacgggatacatgcggacgtgcattgttctgttggaacagcaagttcccttgccggtctaggaatggtagaacgatgggttcgatgacggtttggatgtaccgtgcactattcagtgtcccctcgaccatcaccagaggtgtacggccagtgtaggagatcgctccccacaccatgatgccgggtgttggccctgtgtgcctcggtcgtatgcagtcctgattgtggcgctcacctgcacggcgccaaacacgcatacgaccatcattagcaccaaggcagaagcgactctcatcgctgaagacgacacgtctccattcgtccctccattcacccctgtcgcgacaccactggaggcgggctgcacgatgttggggcgtgagcggaagacggcctaactgtgtggggagccgtagcccagcttcatggagacggttgcgaatggtcctcgccgataccacaggagcaacagtgtccctaatttgctgggaagtggcggtgtggtcccctacggcactgcgtaggatcctacggtcttggcgtgcatccgtgcgtcgctgcggtccggtcccaggtcgacgggcacgtgcaccttccgccgaccactggcgacaacatcgatgtactgtggagacctcacgccccacgtgttgagtaattcggcggtacgtccacccggcctcccgcatgcccactatacgccctcgctcaaagtccgtcaactgcacatacagttcacgtccacgctgtcgcggcatgctaccagtgttaaagactgcgatggagctccgttatccacggcaaactggctgacactgacggcggcggtgcacaaatgctgcgcagctagcgccattcgacggccaacaccgcggttcctggtgtgtctgctgtgccgtgcgtgtgatcattgcttgtacagccctctcgcagtgtccggaacaagtatggtgggtctgacacaccggtgtcaatgtgttcttttttccatttccaggagtgtagctattacTGATTTACATTTCAGTGAATATGTCATTAGAACCTGTGAATCACAATATCATTTTATGGATTCGAGGTGTAAGTTAAGTGAGTTTAACATACAGAATACAATCCCGTTTGTATGTAACGTTGGGCACGACTAATGGAACGCGGCCAGAGGACAGATGTGCACCCGTGTGGAACAGAAGCTGGAGGAATATGAGATGAAGAGAAAACGTAAGGAGGAACTGAAAGAACAGCCTGGGCTGAAGACTAAAAAGGGAGGTCTGCGTGTGTATGCTTTACTGA
The Schistocerca gregaria isolate iqSchGreg1 chromosome 1, iqSchGreg1.2, whole genome shotgun sequence genome window above contains:
- the LOC126339291 gene encoding uncharacterized protein LOC126339291; amino-acid sequence: MPQFDEAVVHADEDTPVGAPIRQLAGEWPQFRVACDKWMHCPDYGARAHEILFVTEQVPDLSHQSKWIEDVVRIIGNKISTDEVSEEDVIGVSLTAWGLEEKHRVVVMGMRQKKLISLSALKSTFEGIKRDRPTFLSNGPLVIKVKHVRLNTQQPIWDIREFRQRCLKKKSIITAGSTPLHVENLSRALALSKAYLQRRNSTRLSKIYKRLKGSNSIHLQVEAMALRRMAGASVANIGLALHRFDRYYTNKFTLTVFLGLDGKSVLYESWAPPKPGRPYMDVVTDGRDFHVVTSIGAAFSSGQKRLYCRHCRVHYRYESEHQCLECCSHCRKVGVCLPGQHKHCNACKRDFVNDSCFKRHLYVNRAGKSTCDLLQMCTLCREEYSVEGRARGHICDRRQSNQAVATVAVRRSARPRCVGGSTGNSDNAKRPRLDVDSPVLAAAKNIALFIASTSREPADERNTFGSETADMPEKYTSRPATKSPAIPTVAQARGSPLCTERSVGSAQNPSAGPSPGAGNLPPGREAVRGGRQTGGSGAAADLPKEAGPTPPHPVRALHYTDERKVVVYY